The following are encoded together in the Variovorax sp. PBS-H4 genome:
- a CDS encoding SCO family protein, with product MKRHLVLAVAAALWIACHTQAQPLVTPVPPSASITQQLDVALPMDMTLVDSRGRRVHLRDYFGDGRAVLLVLGYYRCPQLCGLVMQGLLQALHDAQVPRREMRILRVSIDPGDTPATATARRELDLAYADFLLGAQPADGALELEALTALAADSARLARQAGVSYTPLAPDPSDRSAALPSRYAHPAAVLVMTPQGRISRYFMGIAFDASELRLALAEASRGRIGGLSERLALLCAHFDPHWGRHSDAVMNGLRAMGILLAGALGAWCWRRRGAPPGRRP from the coding sequence ATGAAGCGCCACCTGGTTCTCGCGGTCGCGGCGGCTCTCTGGATCGCCTGCCACACGCAGGCGCAGCCGCTGGTGACACCCGTGCCGCCGTCCGCTTCAATCACGCAGCAGTTGGACGTGGCATTGCCCATGGACATGACACTGGTCGACAGCCGTGGCCGCCGCGTGCACCTGCGCGACTACTTCGGCGATGGCCGAGCCGTGCTGCTGGTGCTGGGCTACTACCGCTGTCCGCAGCTGTGCGGGCTGGTGATGCAAGGCCTGCTGCAAGCGCTTCACGATGCGCAGGTGCCGCGGCGGGAGATGCGTATCCTGCGCGTGAGCATCGACCCGGGGGACACGCCGGCCACGGCCACCGCCAGGCGCGAGCTCGACCTCGCCTACGCGGACTTCCTGCTCGGGGCGCAACCGGCCGATGGTGCACTCGAGCTGGAGGCATTGACTGCACTCGCTGCCGACAGCGCACGGCTGGCGCGCCAGGCCGGCGTCAGCTACACGCCGCTCGCACCGGACCCATCGGACCGTTCGGCGGCGCTCCCCTCACGCTATGCGCACCCCGCCGCGGTGCTGGTGATGACGCCGCAAGGCCGGATCTCGCGCTACTTCATGGGCATCGCGTTCGATGCGTCCGAACTGCGCCTTGCGCTCGCCGAGGCTTCGCGCGGACGAATCGGCGGCCTGAGCGAGCGCCTCGCGCTGCTGTGCGCGCATTTCGATCCGCATTGGGGACGGCACTCGGACGCCGTGATGAACGGCTTGCGCGCGATGGGGATCCTGCTGGCCGGCGCACTCGGGGCATGGTGCTGGCGACGCCGGGGTGCGCCGCCCGGGAGGCGCCCATGA
- the coxB gene encoding cytochrome c oxidase subunit II: MNGDTDARLSSNFRLLAESASTVAQDTDLLFAAMLVLCGVVALGVCIAVVFFAVRYRQGARVTRGNVARNLGLELGWTLVPLALFIALFAWAAHGFVRLYRVPPDALPVYVVAKQWMWKLQHRNGRREINELHVPLGQPVHLLMTSQDAIHSFYVPAFRLKQDLVPGRYTGLWFTATQLGEFRLFCAEYCGTEHSQMLGRIVVMNPGEYARWLGSGNEQPSLAQYGFARFRQLGCSGCHSANSTVAAPSLEGLLGRTVHLQDGRSLVADENYVRDSILLPKKDVVAGFAPVMPSFAGQVSEEDIQALVAYLRSTAVPAGAQR; this comes from the coding sequence ATGAACGGCGACACCGACGCCCGTTTGAGCTCCAACTTCCGGCTGCTCGCCGAAAGCGCCTCCACAGTGGCGCAGGACACCGACCTGCTGTTCGCGGCCATGCTGGTCCTGTGTGGGGTTGTCGCGCTGGGTGTCTGCATCGCAGTGGTGTTCTTCGCCGTGCGTTATCGGCAGGGCGCGCGGGTGACGCGAGGCAATGTCGCGCGCAACCTCGGCCTCGAGCTGGGCTGGACGCTGGTGCCTCTCGCGTTGTTCATCGCCCTGTTCGCATGGGCGGCGCACGGCTTCGTGCGGCTCTACCGCGTGCCGCCGGACGCGCTGCCGGTGTACGTCGTCGCCAAGCAGTGGATGTGGAAGCTGCAGCATCGCAACGGCCGGCGCGAAATCAACGAACTGCATGTGCCCCTGGGGCAGCCGGTGCACCTGCTCATGACCTCGCAGGATGCAATCCACAGCTTCTACGTGCCGGCATTTCGCTTGAAGCAGGACCTGGTGCCGGGCCGCTACACCGGCCTGTGGTTCACCGCCACGCAATTGGGGGAGTTCCGCCTGTTCTGCGCCGAGTACTGCGGCACCGAGCACTCGCAGATGCTGGGACGCATCGTGGTGATGAACCCAGGCGAGTACGCCCGCTGGCTTGGCAGCGGCAACGAACAACCCAGCCTCGCGCAATACGGTTTCGCGCGTTTTCGTCAATTGGGCTGCAGCGGCTGCCATTCGGCGAACTCCACCGTTGCGGCGCCATCGCTGGAGGGGTTGCTCGGGCGCACGGTGCACCTGCAGGACGGCCGCAGCCTGGTCGCCGACGAGAACTATGTGCGCGACTCCATCCTGTTGCCGAAGAAGGACGTGGTCGCCGGCTTCGCGCCGGTGATGCCTTCCTTCGCCGGCCAGGTGAGCGAGGAGGACATCCAGGCGCTGGTGGCGTACCTGCGTTCCACGGCAGTCCCGGCGGGAGCACAGCGATGA
- the ctaD gene encoding cytochrome c oxidase subunit I, with the protein MSYLEDGMTLRSWLTTTDHKRIAILYAISITAFFFVGGAAATLIRLELATPVGDLVSHDTYNKLFTAHGVIMVWLFLIPSIPSVLGNFLIPLMIGARDLAFPRLNLLSWYLYVAGGLIILVALVLGGVDTGWTFYTPYSSMFSNSWVAVTLVGVFVTGFSSILTGLNFIVTVHMLRMPGLGWFKLPLFVWAHYATSVILVLATPVLAVTALLVVAERLFGIGVFDPAHGGDPLLFQHLFWFYSHPAVYIMVLPAMGVVSEIVPCFARKRIFGYRFMAYAILGIASIGFLVWGHHMFVAGQSLAASMVFSLLSFLVAVPSAIKVFNWTATLYKGSIRFDAPMLYALGFVGLFTIGGLTGLFLASLSLDVHLSDTYFVVSHFHYIMVGGSVMAYFGALHFWWPKATGRMYSDVWARIAAVLIFLGFNFTFFPQYILGVQGMPRRYHTYPAEFQVLHLMSSAGAVVLALGYLLPLVYFAWSLRAGRAASDNPFDATGLEWQTGSPPPTHNFEHPPQVPARVYDYDPNRAVGAAP; encoded by the coding sequence ATGAGTTACCTCGAAGACGGCATGACGCTGCGGTCGTGGCTCACGACAACCGACCACAAGCGAATCGCCATCCTTTACGCGATCTCGATCACGGCGTTCTTCTTCGTCGGCGGCGCGGCGGCCACGCTGATCCGGCTGGAGCTCGCCACACCGGTCGGCGACCTGGTGTCGCACGACACCTACAACAAGCTGTTCACCGCTCATGGCGTGATCATGGTGTGGCTGTTCCTCATCCCCTCGATCCCGTCGGTGCTCGGCAACTTCCTGATTCCGCTGATGATCGGGGCGCGCGACCTCGCGTTCCCACGCCTGAATCTCCTCAGCTGGTACCTCTATGTGGCGGGCGGGCTGATCATCCTCGTCGCCCTCGTGCTGGGTGGCGTGGACACCGGTTGGACCTTCTACACGCCCTACTCCAGCATGTTCTCCAACAGCTGGGTCGCGGTCACGCTGGTGGGCGTGTTCGTCACGGGCTTCTCCTCCATCCTCACCGGCCTGAACTTCATCGTCACCGTCCACATGCTGCGCATGCCGGGACTCGGCTGGTTCAAGCTGCCGCTGTTCGTCTGGGCGCACTACGCGACGAGTGTGATCCTGGTGCTTGCGACGCCTGTGCTTGCCGTCACGGCCTTGCTGGTGGTCGCGGAGCGGCTGTTCGGGATCGGGGTGTTCGATCCAGCGCACGGTGGCGACCCGCTGCTGTTCCAGCACTTGTTCTGGTTCTATTCGCATCCTGCGGTCTACATCATGGTCCTCCCGGCCATGGGCGTGGTGAGCGAAATCGTGCCGTGTTTCGCGCGCAAGCGCATCTTCGGATACCGCTTCATGGCCTACGCAATCCTCGGCATCGCCAGCATTGGCTTCCTCGTGTGGGGCCACCACATGTTTGTCGCCGGCCAGTCCCTGGCGGCGAGCATGGTGTTCTCGCTGCTGAGTTTCCTGGTGGCGGTTCCATCGGCGATCAAGGTCTTCAACTGGACCGCCACTCTCTACAAGGGCTCGATTCGCTTCGACGCACCGATGCTTTACGCGCTCGGCTTTGTCGGACTCTTCACCATTGGCGGGCTCACCGGCCTGTTCCTCGCGTCGCTGTCGCTGGACGTGCATCTCAGCGACACCTACTTCGTGGTCTCGCATTTCCACTACATCATGGTCGGCGGATCGGTGATGGCGTATTTCGGCGCGCTGCATTTCTGGTGGCCCAAGGCGACCGGGCGCATGTACTCCGATGTCTGGGCGCGCATCGCTGCCGTGCTCATCTTCCTCGGTTTCAACTTCACTTTCTTCCCGCAGTACATCCTCGGTGTGCAGGGAATGCCGCGGCGCTACCACACCTATCCCGCGGAGTTCCAGGTGCTGCACCTGATGTCTTCGGCGGGCGCCGTGGTGCTCGCGCTCGGCTATCTGCTGCCGCTCGTCTACTTCGCCTGGTCGCTGCGCGCAGGGCGCGCCGCCAGCGACAACCCGTTCGACGCGACCGGACTCGAGTGGCAGACAGGGTCGCCGCCACCCACGCACAATTTCGAGCATCCGCCGCAAGTGCCGGCGCGGGTGTACGACTACGACCCCAACCGCGCCGTGGGCGCCGCACCATGA
- a CDS encoding cytochrome c oxidase subunit 3, giving the protein MSRPAVPKANGTVAAGEGTPVCRTAAHPSPAPEIGQLGMWIFIGTELLFFGGLLFAYLYGRTHWPQGFGAASSHTDVVLGTINTGLLLTSSAVVAFALACTEHIAHRRWTARLLCLTAALGLVFLAIKGIEYRKEWHEHLFPGRGFALADIGGAELFFWLYFVMTGLHALHLVIGIAGVAALAWGAGRGRPWAAARHIEPMALYWHFVDVIWVFLYPILYLVERHA; this is encoded by the coding sequence ATGAGCCGCCCGGCCGTTCCGAAGGCCAACGGCACCGTGGCTGCAGGCGAAGGTACGCCGGTGTGCCGCACGGCTGCGCACCCATCACCCGCGCCCGAGATCGGGCAGTTGGGCATGTGGATCTTCATCGGCACCGAGTTGCTGTTCTTCGGCGGCCTGCTGTTCGCCTATCTGTACGGGCGCACGCACTGGCCGCAGGGCTTCGGCGCGGCCAGCAGCCACACCGACGTGGTGCTGGGAACGATCAACACGGGCTTGCTGCTGACCAGCAGCGCCGTAGTCGCCTTCGCGCTCGCTTGCACCGAACACATCGCACACCGCCGCTGGACGGCGCGCTTGCTGTGCCTCACCGCCGCGCTCGGGCTGGTGTTCCTGGCGATCAAGGGCATCGAGTACCGCAAGGAGTGGCACGAGCACCTGTTCCCGGGCCGCGGGTTCGCGTTGGCCGACATCGGCGGCGCCGAGCTGTTCTTCTGGCTGTATTTCGTCATGACGGGCCTGCACGCGCTGCACCTCGTGATCGGCATTGCGGGCGTGGCGGCGCTGGCCTGGGGCGCCGGCCGCGGGCGGCCCTGGGCCGCCGCGCGGCACATCGAGCCGATGGCCCTGTACTGGCACTTCGTCGATGTGATCTGGGTCTTTCTCTACCCCATCCTCTACCTTGTGGAGCGGCACGCATGA
- a CDS encoding oxidase, giving the protein MNETEFKRHSRRLLFAWIALVALMLTSLGSAYVPLGIGNAFAGLAIAIAKSAIIAVLFMRLARASTMVRITAATALATWLLLIGLSSVDYATRPHDPAEMQPASSWAW; this is encoded by the coding sequence ATGAACGAAACCGAATTCAAGCGCCATTCCCGCCGCCTGCTGTTCGCATGGATTGCGCTGGTTGCGCTGATGCTCACGAGCCTCGGCAGCGCCTATGTCCCGCTGGGCATTGGGAATGCGTTCGCGGGTCTGGCCATCGCGATCGCCAAGTCAGCCATCATCGCCGTGCTCTTCATGCGGCTCGCGCGCGCCTCGACCATGGTGCGCATCACCGCAGCCACTGCGTTGGCGACCTGGCTGCTGCTGATCGGCCTGAGCAGCGTCGACTACGCGACGCGGCCGCACGACCCCGCGGAGATGCAACCCGCCTCGTCATGGGCATGGTGA
- a CDS encoding Crp/Fnr family transcriptional regulator — MPTDRSSLGLQHIVLLQGLSPERLKQLAARCLWQSLPVGKPLLLRSERKSDVFFLVSGRLRVTIYAANGRQVTFRDSLEGEHFGDIAAIDGQPRSADVVTLTPSVVASLDRGAFLALLRDEPVVAERVMRSLTALVRQLSERVIDLSTLGVQNRVHAELLRLAQAAGINGNRARLEPAPTHAELASQISTNREQVTRELNALRRDGLLAKDGRALVLTDALRLVRMVEEVRGA; from the coding sequence ATGCCGACTGACCGCTCCAGCCTGGGCCTGCAGCACATCGTGCTGCTTCAGGGCCTGTCGCCCGAGCGGCTGAAGCAACTCGCCGCTCGCTGCCTCTGGCAAAGCCTGCCGGTGGGCAAGCCGCTGCTGCTGCGCTCAGAGCGCAAGAGCGATGTCTTCTTCCTGGTGTCCGGCCGGCTGCGGGTGACGATCTATGCGGCCAACGGGCGACAGGTGACCTTCCGCGACTCTCTGGAGGGCGAACATTTCGGCGACATCGCCGCCATCGACGGCCAGCCGCGCTCGGCCGACGTGGTGACGCTGACGCCCAGCGTGGTTGCCAGCCTCGATCGCGGCGCCTTCCTCGCGCTGCTGCGCGACGAGCCGGTGGTCGCCGAGCGCGTCATGCGCAGCCTCACCGCGCTGGTTCGCCAGCTGTCCGAGCGCGTGATCGATCTCAGCACGCTCGGCGTACAGAACCGTGTCCACGCCGAGCTGCTGCGCCTGGCGCAGGCGGCGGGCATCAATGGCAACCGCGCCCGGCTGGAGCCGGCGCCCACCCATGCCGAGCTGGCCAGCCAGATCAGCACCAACCGCGAGCAGGTCACGCGCGAGCTCAACGCCCTGCGGCGCGACGGCCTGCTGGCCAAGGACGGCCGAGCGCTGGTGCTCACCGACGCGCTGCGCCTCGTACGGATGGTGGAAGAGGTTCGCGGTGCGTAG
- a CDS encoding tripartite tricarboxylate transporter permease, with product MDIFNALMQGFAAAITPANLLWCLVGCALGTAVGVLPGIGPAVAVAMLLPITGKVDITASMIFFSGIYYGAMYGGSTTSILLNTPGETASMVTAMEGNKMAKSGRAGAALATAAIGSFFAGTIATVIVTLFAPYVADFAVKLGPPEYFLLMVLAFTTVSAVLGKSTLRGLTALFIGLAAGCIGLDQISGQGRYTGGIPELLDGIEIVLVAVGLFAVAEVLYAVLYEGRTVETQNKLSRVHMTARDWKRSIPAWLRGTAIGTPFGCIPAGGTEIPTFLSYAAEKKLVKDPQDKAEFGTKGAIEGVAGPEAANNATVTAALIPLLTLGIPTSNTTAILLGAFQNYGIQPGPQLFTTSAALVWALIASLYIGNVMLLVLNLPMVGLWVKLLKIPKPQLYAGILIFATVGAYGMRQSSFDLVLLYVIGLLGVVMRRFDFPTAPVVVGMILGPLAEAQLRNAMSIGEGSAVVFFQRPMSLALIVVVLAVLVLPRAAKYMSDRKQLRAAGR from the coding sequence ATGGACATTTTCAACGCATTGATGCAGGGCTTCGCGGCCGCGATCACGCCTGCGAACCTGCTCTGGTGCCTGGTGGGCTGCGCCCTCGGCACGGCGGTCGGCGTGCTGCCCGGCATCGGTCCCGCGGTTGCGGTTGCGATGCTGCTGCCGATCACCGGCAAGGTGGACATCACGGCCTCCATGATCTTCTTCTCTGGCATCTACTACGGCGCCATGTATGGCGGCTCGACCACTTCCATCCTGCTGAACACACCCGGCGAGACCGCCAGCATGGTGACGGCGATGGAAGGCAACAAGATGGCCAAGAGCGGGAGGGCCGGGGCTGCGCTCGCTACCGCTGCGATCGGCTCCTTCTTCGCGGGGACCATTGCCACCGTCATCGTCACATTGTTCGCCCCTTATGTGGCCGATTTCGCCGTCAAGCTCGGGCCGCCGGAGTACTTCCTCCTGATGGTGCTGGCCTTCACCACCGTGAGCGCGGTGCTGGGCAAGAGCACGCTGCGCGGGCTTACCGCCCTGTTCATCGGGCTCGCCGCGGGCTGCATCGGCCTCGACCAGATTTCCGGGCAGGGCCGCTACACCGGCGGCATCCCCGAGTTGCTGGATGGAATCGAGATCGTGCTCGTTGCGGTGGGCCTGTTCGCGGTGGCGGAGGTGCTTTACGCGGTCCTCTACGAAGGACGTACCGTCGAAACGCAAAACAAGCTCAGCCGCGTGCACATGACGGCTCGCGACTGGAAGCGCTCCATTCCGGCCTGGTTGCGCGGCACCGCGATCGGCACGCCCTTCGGCTGCATTCCGGCGGGCGGCACCGAGATCCCGACCTTCCTGAGCTACGCCGCCGAAAAGAAGCTGGTGAAGGACCCTCAGGACAAAGCCGAGTTCGGCACCAAGGGTGCGATCGAAGGTGTTGCCGGCCCCGAGGCCGCCAACAACGCCACCGTCACCGCGGCGCTGATCCCGCTGCTCACGCTCGGCATCCCGACCTCCAACACCACCGCGATCTTGCTGGGTGCGTTCCAGAACTACGGCATCCAGCCCGGGCCGCAGCTCTTCACCACCTCCGCTGCGCTGGTCTGGGCGCTGATCGCTTCGCTCTACATCGGCAACGTCATGCTGCTCGTGCTGAACCTGCCAATGGTGGGATTGTGGGTCAAGCTGCTCAAGATTCCGAAGCCGCAGCTCTACGCGGGCATCCTGATCTTCGCGACCGTCGGCGCCTACGGCATGCGCCAGAGCTCTTTCGACCTGGTGCTGCTCTACGTGATCGGCCTGTTGGGCGTGGTGATGCGCCGCTTCGACTTCCCGACCGCGCCGGTGGTGGTCGGCATGATCCTCGGCCCGCTGGCCGAGGCGCAGCTGCGCAACGCAATGTCGATCGGCGAGGGCAGTGCGGTGGTGTTCTTCCAGCGGCCGATGTCGCTGGCGCTGATTGTGGTCGTACTGGCGGTGCTGGTGCTGCCGCGGGCGGCCAAGTACATGAGCGATCGCAAGCAGCTTCGCGCCGCCGGCCGCTGA
- a CDS encoding tripartite tricarboxylate transporter TctB family protein codes for MSNIDPTSSGHVPLEHDLSPAALWPQTLVGAGVLLVGLALAYGAIGISSEAGYGGVGPNFLPWLVSGALTLCGAWIIWESRTGGFRDMEASDDGPAYWSGLAWVSAGLLLNAALITTIGFILSCTLCYLLAVQGLRRSKGLAGVNSPRTWLIDIVTGVLIAAPVYWMFTKFLAINLPGLTATGWI; via the coding sequence ATGTCCAACATCGACCCCACCTCGAGTGGGCATGTGCCGCTCGAACACGATTTATCGCCCGCAGCGCTCTGGCCGCAAACCCTGGTCGGCGCCGGCGTTCTCCTCGTCGGGCTGGCCCTGGCCTACGGCGCGATCGGCATTTCATCCGAAGCAGGCTATGGCGGCGTCGGCCCCAACTTCCTGCCCTGGCTGGTGTCGGGGGCGCTCACCCTCTGCGGCGCCTGGATCATCTGGGAGTCGCGCACCGGCGGATTTCGCGACATGGAGGCGTCCGACGACGGACCCGCTTACTGGAGCGGTCTCGCCTGGGTCTCTGCAGGCCTGTTGCTCAATGCAGCGCTGATCACCACGATCGGGTTCATCCTGAGCTGCACGCTGTGCTACCTGCTTGCGGTGCAGGGGCTGCGGCGCTCGAAGGGACTGGCTGGCGTCAATTCGCCGCGCACGTGGCTCATCGACATCGTCACAGGCGTGCTGATCGCGGCGCCGGTCTACTGGATGTTCACCAAATTCCTGGCCATCAACCTGCCAGGCCTGACCGCGACGGGCTGGATCTGA
- a CDS encoding Bug family tripartite tricarboxylate transporter substrate binding protein, protein MRRDTFLKSMAALAATGALPLSAWAAPNIKMMIPANPGGGWDTTGRALGKAMTDAKLADTVTYDNKGGAAGALGLAQFVNGSKGDPNALMVMGAVMLGGIITGKPPVNLSQATPLARLTSEYNVFVLPANSPLKTMKDVVEQLKKDPGSVKWGGGSRGSTEHIAAAMIAQKVGADPSKINYVAFRGGGEATAAILGGNVTVGGSGYSEFAPYIADGKMRAIAVTSAQRLPGIAVPTLKEQGIDVEIGNWRGVYGAPGITPEQRKALTDLVLAAVKTPAWNEAMKKNDWTPALMSGDTFAKFVDEEFASLRATMHKSGMV, encoded by the coding sequence ATGCGTCGAGATACCTTCCTGAAGTCCATGGCCGCGCTGGCCGCTACCGGAGCCCTGCCGCTGTCGGCCTGGGCGGCGCCCAACATCAAGATGATGATCCCGGCGAACCCGGGTGGCGGGTGGGACACCACGGGCCGTGCACTGGGCAAGGCCATGACGGACGCCAAGCTGGCCGATACCGTCACCTACGACAACAAGGGCGGGGCCGCCGGCGCTCTGGGCCTGGCACAGTTCGTCAACGGTTCCAAGGGCGACCCGAACGCACTGATGGTGATGGGGGCCGTGATGCTGGGCGGCATCATCACCGGCAAGCCGCCGGTGAATCTGTCGCAGGCCACGCCGCTGGCGCGGCTTACCAGCGAGTACAACGTGTTCGTGCTGCCGGCGAACTCGCCACTGAAGACCATGAAGGACGTGGTGGAGCAGCTCAAGAAAGACCCCGGCAGCGTCAAATGGGGCGGCGGCTCGCGCGGCTCCACCGAGCACATTGCCGCGGCCATGATCGCGCAGAAGGTCGGCGCCGATCCGTCCAAGATCAACTACGTGGCCTTCCGCGGCGGCGGCGAGGCCACCGCTGCCATCCTCGGAGGCAACGTCACTGTGGGCGGCAGTGGCTACAGCGAGTTTGCTCCGTACATCGCCGACGGCAAGATGCGCGCGATTGCCGTTACCTCGGCGCAGAGGTTGCCCGGAATCGCCGTGCCCACCCTCAAGGAGCAGGGCATCGACGTCGAGATCGGCAATTGGCGCGGCGTCTACGGCGCCCCGGGCATCACCCCCGAGCAGCGCAAGGCGCTGACGGACCTGGTGCTTGCCGCAGTCAAGACCCCCGCATGGAACGAAGCGATGAAGAAGAACGACTGGACCCCGGCCTTGATGTCGGGGGACACCTTCGCCAAGTTCGTGGACGAGGAGTTTGCGAGCCTGCGCGCGACCATGCACAAGTCCGGCATGGTCTGA
- a CDS encoding response regulator transcription factor encodes MKLLLVEDDPSMQTTLQRTLGRRMIDVRVCGDGAQALAQWRALEPDVVALDLSLPNLDGLQVLAQARAQGLRTPVLLLTARGTVGDRVVGLNTGADDYLPKPFDLDELEARIRALHRRHQSAGSDAPHNPQQVGGLRYEPDSGAIYHRAEVLELTPRELALLKALMVKPGHAVAKERLFELVFPGETEVQYEAVEVVVYRLRKKLAGTGAALMTLRGLGYLLREEP; translated from the coding sequence ATGAAGCTGCTGTTAGTCGAAGACGACCCCTCGATGCAAACCACCCTGCAGCGCACGCTGGGCCGCCGGATGATCGACGTGCGCGTGTGCGGCGACGGCGCGCAGGCGTTGGCGCAGTGGCGCGCGCTCGAGCCCGACGTCGTCGCGCTCGACCTGAGCCTGCCCAACCTCGACGGCCTGCAGGTGCTGGCGCAGGCGCGCGCCCAGGGCCTGCGCACGCCGGTGCTGCTGCTGACCGCACGTGGCACCGTGGGCGATCGGGTGGTCGGCCTCAACACCGGCGCCGACGACTATCTGCCCAAGCCGTTCGACCTTGACGAACTCGAGGCACGCATCCGCGCTTTGCATCGCCGCCACCAGAGCGCCGGGTCCGACGCCCCGCACAATCCGCAGCAGGTCGGCGGCCTGCGCTACGAGCCCGACAGCGGCGCCATTTATCACCGCGCCGAGGTGCTGGAGCTGACGCCGCGCGAGCTCGCCCTGCTCAAGGCGCTGATGGTGAAGCCGGGCCATGCAGTGGCCAAGGAGCGCCTCTTCGAGCTGGTCTTCCCCGGCGAGACCGAGGTGCAGTACGAGGCGGTCGAGGTGGTGGTGTATCGGCTGCGCAAAAAACTCGCCGGTACCGGCGCCGCGTTGATGACCTTGCGCGGCCTGGGCTACCTGCTGCGCGAAGAACCGTGA
- a CDS encoding sensor histidine kinase produces MMRAASLRARLLIGILVPVALFIVINSVSLYRQSLAAATTAYDRTLLASAKTIGEQLDVEGYDEHASLRAIVPYSALEAFEADNQSKIFYRVSTLGGEMISGFADLPFWTGKLPTRPPYAALVDFYDERFRGQPVRMAVLLQPVASARGRGMAVVQVAETLELRETLVRKLLVDMLWRQLVLLAVIAGVTVFVVQRATRPVRHLGELIEARAPDDFSPIDAPDTPRELRPLVDATTQVMGRLQRVLDHQKRFVRDTAHQLRTPLAVLKAQVQSARRGDAPTGQSLAEISDTVERATTLANQMLSLAKVEQLRQQPDSQVLDLGEAVRQIALDLSPLMADKALDVELSGGSVPVLVRAHRWMLQELARNLLHNAIKHNPRGAALGVRVGAENGRAVFVVSDQGAGIPDELRQRLFSPFAAGDVASGSGLGLAICREIVLALGGSIALDNREIGGQRIGLDAVVQLPLARDNR; encoded by the coding sequence GTGATGCGCGCCGCCTCGCTGCGCGCCCGGCTGCTTATCGGCATCCTGGTGCCAGTCGCGCTCTTCATCGTGATCAACAGCGTGAGCCTCTACCGCCAGAGCCTCGCGGCCGCGACCACTGCCTACGACCGCACCCTGCTCGCGTCGGCCAAGACCATTGGCGAGCAGCTCGACGTCGAGGGCTACGACGAGCACGCGTCGCTGCGCGCCATCGTTCCCTACTCTGCGCTGGAAGCTTTCGAAGCCGACAACCAGAGCAAGATCTTCTACCGGGTCTCTACGCTTGGGGGCGAGATGATTTCCGGCTTTGCCGACCTTCCATTCTGGACAGGCAAGCTGCCGACCCGACCGCCCTACGCGGCGCTGGTGGACTTCTACGACGAACGCTTTCGCGGACAGCCGGTGCGAATGGCGGTGCTCCTCCAGCCGGTGGCCAGCGCTCGCGGGCGGGGGATGGCCGTGGTGCAGGTGGCCGAGACGCTGGAGCTGCGCGAAACGCTGGTCCGCAAGCTGCTGGTCGACATGCTCTGGCGGCAGCTGGTACTTCTCGCCGTGATTGCCGGCGTGACCGTTTTCGTGGTGCAGCGCGCGACCCGGCCGGTGCGCCACCTGGGCGAGCTCATCGAAGCGCGCGCGCCCGACGATTTCTCGCCCATCGATGCGCCCGACACGCCACGCGAGCTGCGTCCGCTGGTCGATGCCACCACGCAGGTCATGGGTCGGCTACAGCGCGTGCTCGACCACCAGAAGCGCTTCGTACGCGACACCGCGCATCAGCTGCGCACGCCGCTGGCGGTGCTCAAGGCCCAGGTGCAGTCGGCGCGCCGCGGCGACGCGCCGACCGGCCAGTCACTGGCCGAGATCAGCGACACCGTGGAGCGCGCCACCACGCTGGCCAACCAGATGCTGTCGCTGGCCAAAGTCGAGCAGTTGCGCCAGCAGCCGGACTCGCAAGTCCTGGACCTCGGTGAGGCGGTCCGTCAGATCGCGCTCGACCTCTCCCCGCTGATGGCCGACAAGGCGCTGGACGTGGAGCTTTCGGGCGGCTCCGTACCGGTGCTCGTGCGCGCGCATCGCTGGATGCTGCAGGAGCTGGCGCGCAACCTGCTGCACAACGCCATCAAGCACAACCCACGCGGCGCTGCCCTGGGGGTCCGCGTGGGAGCCGAGAACGGAAGAGCCGTCTTCGTCGTGAGCGACCAGGGCGCCGGCATTCCCGACGAATTGCGGCAACGCCTCTTCTCGCCTTTCGCCGCGGGCGACGTTGCCAGCGGTTCGGGGCTGGGCCTGGCCATCTGCCGCGAAATCGTGCTTGCGCTGGGCGGAAGCATCGCCCTCGACAACCGGGAAATCGGCGGACAGCGTATCGGGCTCGATGCCGTAGTGCAGCTGCCGCTGGCGCGCGACAATCGCTGA